The following are encoded together in the Streptomyces rapamycinicus NRRL 5491 genome:
- a CDS encoding TIGR03767 family metallophosphoesterase, translating into MSRIRSVRSAAAAAATLDRRTFLAAATATGATAGLGIAFGPGSGSAGASQPATAYAAGRRVVQAPAAPSTVGTTLETFSAAHGATGYRRLADGPAWAREVRTEITGAKGGRADRRTALASFVQLTDLHLTDVQHPMRYEFLRSGRAGAWRPHEALTIAGVASLIERINGLRGGPATGAPLSFVMTTGDNTDNNAKIELDWFLTAMNGGRITPNSGDPRRYEGVQNSGLKEFWHPEEALRDADKKAGFPRIDGFLEAALRTVNSPGLRLPWYSTIGNHDDLAGGVYSLGHDYYTDFATGKRKLEIIPAAAAERLFKGTRVGDDPKGVQMKALLDAHAKDMRTVTPDERRAPFTHAEYLAAHLDPAAAGSGPVGHGYTKDNLEQGTLYYSFRISENMIGISLDTTDPGGHYTGSLGTAQLRWLERTLKAHKDDYVIVFSHHYSRSLDNMNHDPGRPGEARHGGDEVVALFQRHPKVLAWINGHSHQNEITPRGTFWEITTASHVDFPQLARVFEVVDNHDGTISLFTTLIESAAPHRTDYSDLSQTGLAALYRELSFNAPGASQTLAGDAADRNTELLLRKP; encoded by the coding sequence ATGTCCCGCATACGGTCCGTACGGTCCGCCGCAGCTGCCGCCGCCACCCTCGACCGTCGCACCTTCCTCGCCGCCGCCACCGCCACCGGTGCCACGGCCGGCCTGGGAATCGCCTTCGGTCCAGGCAGCGGCTCGGCCGGTGCCTCCCAGCCCGCCACCGCGTACGCCGCGGGCCGCCGGGTGGTGCAGGCCCCGGCGGCGCCCTCGACGGTCGGTACGACGCTGGAGACGTTCTCGGCCGCACACGGCGCCACCGGCTACCGGCGGCTCGCCGACGGCCCCGCCTGGGCCCGCGAGGTCCGCACCGAGATCACCGGCGCCAAGGGCGGCCGCGCGGACCGGCGCACCGCGCTCGCCTCGTTCGTCCAGCTCACGGATCTGCATCTGACCGACGTCCAGCACCCGATGCGCTACGAATTCCTGCGCTCCGGGCGCGCCGGGGCATGGCGGCCGCACGAGGCGCTGACCATCGCCGGGGTCGCCTCGCTCATCGAGCGGATCAACGGGCTGCGCGGCGGACCGGCCACCGGGGCGCCGCTGTCGTTCGTCATGACCACCGGCGACAACACCGACAACAACGCCAAGATCGAGCTGGACTGGTTCCTGACCGCCATGAACGGCGGCCGGATCACCCCCAACAGCGGCGATCCGCGTCGCTACGAGGGCGTCCAGAACAGCGGGCTCAAGGAGTTCTGGCACCCCGAGGAGGCGCTGCGCGACGCCGACAAGAAGGCCGGCTTCCCGCGGATCGACGGCTTCCTCGAGGCCGCGCTGCGCACCGTGAACAGCCCCGGGCTGCGGCTGCCGTGGTACTCCACCATCGGCAACCACGACGATCTGGCGGGCGGTGTCTACTCCCTCGGCCACGACTACTACACCGACTTCGCCACCGGGAAGCGCAAGCTGGAGATCATCCCGGCGGCCGCCGCGGAGCGGCTGTTCAAGGGCACGCGGGTCGGGGACGACCCCAAGGGCGTCCAGATGAAGGCGCTGCTGGACGCGCACGCCAAGGACATGCGCACGGTCACCCCCGACGAGCGCCGCGCGCCCTTCACCCACGCCGAGTACCTGGCCGCGCACCTCGACCCGGCCGCCGCCGGCTCCGGACCGGTCGGCCACGGCTACACCAAGGACAACCTCGAGCAGGGCACGCTCTACTACTCGTTCCGGATCTCCGAGAACATGATCGGCATCAGCCTGGACACCACCGACCCGGGCGGCCACTACACCGGTTCGCTCGGTACCGCCCAACTGCGCTGGCTGGAGCGGACGCTGAAGGCCCACAAGGACGACTACGTGATCGTCTTCAGCCACCACTACAGCCGCAGCCTGGACAACATGAACCACGACCCGGGCCGCCCGGGCGAGGCGCGCCACGGCGGGGACGAGGTCGTCGCCCTCTTCCAGCGCCACCCCAAGGTGCTGGCCTGGATCAACGGCCACAGCCACCAGAACGAGATCACCCCGCGTGGCACCTTCTGGGAGATCACCACCGCCTCGCACGTGGACTTCCCCCAGCTGGCCCGGGTGTTCGAGGTCGTGGACAACCACGACGGCACGATTTCCCTGTTCACCACGCTCATCGAGTCGGCCGCGCCGCACCGCACGGACTACTCGGACCTGTCCCAGACCGGTCTCGCGGCCCTCTACCGCGAGCTGTCCTTCAACGCGCCCGGCGCCAGCCAGACGCTGGCCGGCGACGCGGCGGACCGCAACACCGAGCTGCTGCTGCGCAAGCCCTGA
- the pepN gene encoding aminopeptidase N — translation MPGENLTRDEARERAKLLAVEGYEVALDLRSAVGEHTGSGPRTYRSTTTVRFRCAEPGAATFADLLAPSVTSVRLNGRELDPAAVFDGSRIALEGLAAENELVVDAQCAYSRTGEGLHRFVDPEDGEVYLYTQYEPADARRVFANFEQPDLKAPFTFSVTAPEGWTVLSNGAVDRVEPSGADDAAATSHFVTTRPISTYITAVVAGPYHYESDLYRRTLPDGSALEIPLGALCRKGLAKHFDADDIFTVTKQGLDFFHDHFDYPYPFGKYDQAFVPEYNLGAMENPGCVTFREEFIFRGKVTKASYEGRANVILHEMAHMWFGDLVTMEWWDDLWLKESFADFMGAFSLVGATRFTDGWITFANRRKAWAYRADQLPSTHPITADIRDLEDAKLNFDGITYAKGASVLKQLVAYVGQDAFLEGARRYFKRHAYGNTRLSDLLSVLGETSGRDMATWSRAWLETAGVNSLTPHATYDAEGHITELAVVQEAAGSHPTLRPHRVAVGLYRKEAPAGERPGALVRYARAEVDVDGPRTVIPELAGAARPDLILVNDEDLTYCKIRFDEGSLDTLREHLGELADPLARALSWSALWNLTRDALLPARDYLELVRRFAGTESDIGVLQMVQAWALSALHNYSAPDAREEAAARLAEGALSELRLAEPGSGHQLAWARFFAQVAVADSELRLLRGLLDGTARIDGLAVDQELRWTFLAALASSGEADEALIAAELARDDTASGKRHQVRCLAARPSAAVKAEAWDAVVESDRLSNALVEATISGFDQPGQRDLLAPYAPRYFEVIERVWQERSIEIGMAIVRGLFPASQGDVHALDAADAWLDGHPDAAPALRRLVLEARDDLARSLRGQECDARAAA, via the coding sequence GTGCCCGGTGAGAACCTGACCCGTGACGAGGCCCGTGAGCGGGCGAAGCTGCTGGCCGTCGAGGGTTACGAGGTGGCGCTCGATCTGCGGTCCGCGGTGGGTGAGCACACCGGGTCCGGGCCGCGCACCTACCGCTCCACGACGACGGTCCGCTTCCGCTGCGCCGAGCCGGGGGCCGCGACGTTCGCCGATCTGCTGGCGCCCTCGGTGACCTCGGTGCGGCTCAACGGGCGGGAGCTGGACCCGGCGGCTGTCTTCGACGGCTCCCGGATCGCGCTGGAGGGCCTCGCCGCGGAGAACGAACTGGTGGTGGACGCGCAGTGCGCGTACAGCCGGACCGGCGAGGGGCTGCACCGCTTCGTGGACCCGGAGGACGGCGAGGTCTACCTCTACACCCAGTACGAGCCGGCCGACGCCCGCCGGGTCTTCGCCAACTTCGAACAGCCGGACCTCAAGGCCCCGTTCACCTTCTCGGTGACCGCCCCGGAGGGCTGGACGGTGCTGAGCAACGGGGCGGTGGACCGGGTGGAGCCGTCCGGTGCCGACGACGCCGCCGCGACCAGCCACTTCGTGACCACCCGGCCCATCTCGACGTACATCACGGCCGTGGTCGCCGGTCCGTACCACTACGAGAGCGATCTCTACCGCCGCACGCTGCCGGACGGCTCGGCGCTGGAGATCCCGCTGGGCGCGCTGTGCCGCAAGGGGCTGGCCAAGCACTTCGACGCGGACGACATCTTCACCGTCACCAAGCAGGGTCTGGACTTCTTCCACGACCACTTCGACTATCCGTACCCGTTCGGCAAGTACGACCAGGCGTTCGTGCCGGAGTACAACCTCGGCGCGATGGAGAACCCGGGCTGTGTGACCTTCCGGGAGGAGTTCATCTTCCGCGGCAAGGTCACGAAGGCGTCGTACGAGGGCCGGGCCAACGTCATCCTGCACGAGATGGCGCATATGTGGTTCGGCGATCTGGTGACCATGGAGTGGTGGGACGACCTGTGGCTCAAGGAGTCGTTCGCCGACTTCATGGGGGCCTTCTCGCTGGTCGGGGCGACCCGCTTCACCGACGGCTGGATCACCTTCGCCAACCGCCGCAAGGCATGGGCGTACCGCGCCGACCAGCTGCCGTCCACCCATCCGATCACGGCCGACATCCGTGACCTGGAGGACGCCAAGCTCAACTTCGACGGGATCACCTACGCCAAGGGCGCGTCCGTGCTCAAGCAGCTGGTGGCCTATGTCGGGCAGGACGCCTTCCTGGAGGGCGCGCGGCGTTACTTCAAGCGGCACGCGTACGGCAACACCCGGCTGTCGGACCTGCTGTCGGTGCTCGGCGAGACCTCGGGGCGGGACATGGCCACCTGGTCGCGCGCCTGGCTGGAGACCGCGGGGGTCAACTCGCTCACGCCGCACGCCACCTATGACGCCGAGGGGCACATCACCGAGCTGGCGGTGGTCCAGGAGGCCGCCGGGAGTCACCCGACGCTGCGGCCGCACCGGGTGGCCGTCGGGCTGTACCGCAAGGAGGCCCCGGCCGGGGAGCGCCCCGGGGCACTGGTGCGCTACGCCCGCGCCGAGGTGGACGTCGACGGCCCCCGTACGGTGATCCCCGAGCTGGCCGGTGCCGCCCGGCCCGATCTGATCCTGGTCAACGACGAGGACCTCACCTACTGCAAGATCCGCTTCGACGAGGGCTCGCTGGACACCCTGCGCGAGCACCTCGGCGAGCTGGCCGACCCCCTCGCCCGCGCGCTGAGCTGGTCCGCGCTGTGGAACCTCACCCGCGACGCGCTGCTGCCCGCCCGCGACTATCTGGAGCTGGTGCGCCGGTTCGCCGGGACCGAGAGCGACATCGGGGTGCTCCAGATGGTCCAGGCGTGGGCGCTGTCCGCCCTGCACAACTACTCGGCGCCGGACGCGCGCGAGGAGGCCGCCGCCCGGCTGGCCGAGGGCGCGCTGAGCGAGCTGCGGCTGGCCGAGCCGGGCAGCGGGCACCAGCTTGCCTGGGCCCGGTTCTTCGCGCAGGTGGCCGTCGCCGACTCCGAGCTGCGGCTGCTGCGCGGGCTGCTGGACGGCACGGCCCGGATCGACGGGCTGGCTGTGGACCAGGAGCTGCGCTGGACGTTCCTGGCCGCGCTGGCCTCGAGCGGCGAGGCCGACGAGGCGCTGATCGCCGCCGAGCTGGCCCGCGACGACACCGCCTCCGGCAAGCGCCACCAGGTGCGGTGCCTGGCCGCCCGGCCCTCCGCCGCGGTCAAGGCCGAGGCGTGGGACGCGGTGGTGGAGTCCGACCGGCTCTCCAACGCGCTGGTGGAGGCCACCATCTCCGGTTTCGACCAGCCGGGCCAGCGGGATCTGCTGGCGCCGTACGCACCGCGCTACTTCGAGGTGATCGAGCGCGTCTGGCAGGAGCGGTCGATCGAGATCGGGATGGCGATCGTGCGCGGCCTGTTCCCGGCCTCCCAGGGCGACGTCCACGCCCTGGACGCGGCCGACGCCTGGCTGGACGGCCACCCGGACGCCGCCCCCGCGCTGCGCCGACTGGTCCTGGAGGCCCGCGACGACCTCGCCCGCTCCCTGCGCGGCCAGGAGTGCGACGCGAGGGCGGCCGCCTGA
- a CDS encoding DsbA family protein: protein MTETAKTPADFWFDPLCPWAWMTSRWMLEVEKVRPVEVRWHVMSLAVLNEPKLDELPEEYRELLKTAWGPVRVCVAAEQKHGSDVLGPLYTALGTRFHNQGLEKNRETIVAALEEAGLPAELADFADSDAYDTELRASHKEGIDLVGQDVGTPVIAVPGSDGEQVAFFGPVVTPAPKGEDAAKLWDGTLMVASIPGFYEIKRTRTVGPIFD, encoded by the coding sequence GTGACCGAGACTGCCAAGACGCCCGCTGATTTCTGGTTCGATCCGCTGTGTCCCTGGGCCTGGATGACCTCGCGCTGGATGCTCGAGGTGGAGAAGGTGCGCCCGGTCGAGGTGCGTTGGCACGTCATGAGCCTGGCCGTGCTCAACGAGCCCAAGCTGGATGAGCTGCCCGAGGAGTACCGCGAGCTGCTGAAGACCGCCTGGGGCCCGGTCCGGGTCTGCGTCGCCGCCGAGCAGAAGCACGGCAGCGACGTCCTCGGCCCCCTCTACACCGCCCTCGGCACCCGCTTCCACAACCAGGGCCTGGAGAAGAACCGCGAGACGATCGTGGCCGCCCTCGAGGAGGCCGGTCTGCCCGCGGAGCTCGCCGACTTCGCCGACTCCGACGCGTACGACACCGAGCTGCGCGCCTCCCACAAGGAGGGCATCGACCTGGTCGGCCAGGACGTGGGCACCCCCGTCATCGCCGTCCCGGGCTCGGACGGCGAGCAGGTCGCCTTCTTCGGCCCCGTGGTCACCCCGGCCCCCAAGGGCGAGGACGCCGCCAAGCTCTGGGACGGCACCCTGATGGTCGCCTCGATCCCCGGCTTCTACGAGATCAAGCGGACCCGCACGGTCGGCCCGATCTTCGACTGA
- a CDS encoding biotin transporter BioY — MSTVSAAATPGTVLADAVFPARRVLARDTALVVGGAVLTGLAAQISVPVPGSPVPVTGQTFAALLVGTSLGARRGFLSLALYTLVGMAGVPWFAEGSSGAAMPSFGYVLGMLLAATVVGALARRGGDRGVLRTAGTMAVGSAVTYAVGVPYLALATHISLSEAIAAGFTPFLIGDALKAALAMGALPAAWKLVGRRG, encoded by the coding sequence ATGAGCACTGTTTCTGCCGCCGCCACACCCGGTACGGTCCTCGCGGACGCGGTCTTTCCCGCCCGGCGCGTCCTGGCCCGCGACACCGCCCTGGTCGTCGGGGGCGCCGTGCTCACCGGCCTCGCGGCCCAGATCTCGGTGCCCGTCCCCGGCTCGCCGGTGCCGGTGACCGGCCAGACCTTCGCCGCCCTGCTGGTGGGCACCTCGCTGGGCGCCCGGCGCGGCTTCCTGTCGCTGGCGCTGTACACCCTGGTCGGCATGGCGGGCGTGCCGTGGTTCGCCGAGGGCAGCTCCGGCGCCGCCATGCCGTCGTTCGGCTATGTGCTGGGCATGCTGCTGGCGGCGACCGTGGTGGGCGCGCTCGCCCGGCGCGGCGGTGACCGCGGGGTGCTGCGCACCGCGGGCACCATGGCGGTCGGCTCGGCGGTCACCTACGCCGTGGGCGTCCCCTACCTGGCGCTGGCCACCCACATCTCCCTCAGTGAGGCGATCGCGGCCGGGTTCACCCCCTTCCTGATCGGTGACGCCCTGAAGGCCGCCCTGGCGATGGGCGCGCTCCCGGCCGCCTGGAAGCTGGTGGGCCGCCGCGGCTGA
- a CDS encoding amino acid permease: MNRTPASSAPSGAAEATGTGASATPPLSHGLKQRHLSMIALGGVIGAGLFVGSGAGIAAAGPSIVVAYVLSGLLVLLVMRMLGEMSAANPASGSFSVHAERAIGPWAGFTAGWMFWITLCVALAAEAIGAAGIMVQWFPGTESWMWVALFMAVFCGTNLAAVSNFGEFEFWFAALKIAAITIFLVLGVLAILGVLPGTDAPGGSHLSGDGGFLPNGVNGLVVGLLASVFAYGGLETVTIAAAESENPVKSVAVAVRTVMWRIALFYVGSMLVVVTLIPWNDKAVVESGPYVAVLNYLDIPAAGDIMNVIVLIALLSAMNANIYGASRMSYSLVARGEGPAFLGRVTGGVPRLTVLASSFFGFVAVLLSYWWPDTIFKWLLNMVGAAVLVVWGFIAAAQLRMRSRLQREAPEKLVVKMWLFPYLTWVALAGTAGVLLLMLREADTRSQLYATAVLAIALAIIGAVRQRMAAARH; the protein is encoded by the coding sequence ATGAACCGGACACCCGCGTCCTCGGCGCCCTCCGGCGCCGCCGAGGCGACCGGCACGGGCGCGAGCGCCACGCCGCCGCTCTCCCACGGCCTCAAGCAGCGCCATCTGTCGATGATCGCACTCGGTGGCGTGATCGGCGCGGGGCTGTTCGTCGGCTCCGGCGCCGGAATCGCCGCCGCCGGTCCGTCGATCGTGGTCGCCTATGTGCTGTCCGGGCTGCTGGTGCTGCTCGTGATGCGGATGCTCGGCGAGATGTCGGCGGCCAACCCGGCCTCGGGCTCGTTCTCCGTGCACGCCGAGCGGGCGATCGGGCCGTGGGCCGGGTTCACGGCGGGCTGGATGTTCTGGATCACGCTGTGCGTGGCCCTCGCCGCCGAGGCGATCGGCGCGGCCGGGATCATGGTCCAGTGGTTCCCGGGCACCGAATCCTGGATGTGGGTCGCCCTCTTCATGGCGGTCTTCTGCGGCACGAACCTCGCGGCGGTCAGCAACTTCGGCGAGTTCGAGTTCTGGTTCGCCGCGCTGAAGATCGCCGCGATCACCATCTTCCTCGTCCTGGGCGTGCTCGCGATCCTCGGCGTCCTGCCGGGCACCGACGCCCCCGGCGGCTCCCATCTCAGCGGTGACGGCGGCTTCCTGCCCAATGGAGTGAACGGCCTGGTCGTCGGCCTGCTGGCGTCCGTCTTCGCCTACGGCGGCCTGGAGACGGTCACGATCGCGGCGGCCGAGTCCGAGAACCCGGTCAAGAGCGTCGCGGTCGCGGTGCGCACCGTGATGTGGCGCATCGCCCTCTTCTACGTCGGCTCGATGCTGGTCGTGGTCACGCTCATCCCGTGGAACGACAAGGCCGTGGTCGAGAGCGGGCCGTACGTGGCCGTGCTCAACTACCTCGACATCCCGGCGGCCGGCGACATCATGAACGTGATCGTGCTGATCGCGCTGCTCTCCGCGATGAACGCCAACATCTACGGCGCCTCCCGGATGTCCTACTCCCTGGTCGCCCGCGGCGAGGGTCCCGCCTTCCTGGGCCGGGTCACCGGCGGCGTTCCCCGCCTCACCGTGCTCGCCTCCTCCTTCTTCGGCTTCGTCGCGGTGCTGCTCAGCTACTGGTGGCCGGACACCATCTTCAAGTGGCTGCTCAACATGGTCGGCGCCGCGGTACTGGTGGTCTGGGGCTTCATCGCCGCGGCCCAGCTGCGGATGCGGAGCCGCTTGCAGCGGGAGGCCCCGGAGAAGCTCGTGGTGAAGATGTGGCTCTTCCCGTACCTGACCTGGGTCGCGCTGGCCGGCACGGCGGGGGTCCTGCTGCTGATGCTGCGCGAGGCCGACACCCGCAGTCAGCTGTACGCCACGGCCGTGCTGGCGATCGCCCTCGCCATCATCGGTGCCGTACGGCAGCGGATGGCGGCGGCGCGGCACTGA
- a CDS encoding tetratricopeptide repeat protein → MPIDGRASGQGRVFQTGGDQYIEEHHHHYGAGTGPGTGSLLAPQPVGPRPPQGATAPDSVRVPLVARVPGILRDRADLMERLRAAVTGPGGDVHVLHGLGGCGKTAVAHTLFTEAVRDRGRVGLWVNASERISLRAGMLAVAGDRGATTGELAAAASGQRAAADLVWHYLDHSAQRWLLVLDNADDPTVLEEGGWLRTSPLGTVLVTTRHATSPLWRGAGAARHPVGVLPEADAAQVLCDLAPDAGTVESAQKVARRLGCLPLALTLAGSHLSHQLLESWSMDEYDRKLSEDSTALVDQGAASTGSGQSRHLVGRTWQLSLDALAGQGLPEATTLLRLLSCWAADPVPLSLLMPVARGEVDFGHLDPPLAADRVEPALRGLLDHSLIGMVEADGRRCVQAHGVLLDSVAAGVPEERREPLAEAAGRLLGAALPPEDAAPVETRTELRLLAPHASRLLHGSPSEWAARLAVRVVEQLFTAGDFAVALSMSLAVADEAERLLGDEHPVTLSARHIMGRTQHRMGRYTESETTLREVLRSRERILGADHPDTLRTCAVLHVPVAILGQVEEAVHLLRRAITGQRRVLGEDSGETLFSRAWLLEVLPRLGDSEEFDEEARVVEDCERALPPGHLATLMAHHNHAEGLRVLGRYVEAEPVARRALTERIRFQGPDHPQTLAALNLKARVAHGLGKLDEAVAALREVIERRERVLGPEHPFVTQNRQSLAEWQAEARAQP, encoded by the coding sequence ATGCCCATCGACGGCCGCGCGTCCGGGCAGGGCCGGGTCTTCCAGACCGGCGGCGACCAGTACATCGAGGAGCATCACCACCACTACGGGGCCGGGACGGGGCCCGGAACGGGGTCCCTCCTCGCGCCGCAGCCGGTCGGCCCCCGGCCGCCCCAGGGCGCGACGGCCCCCGACTCCGTAAGGGTGCCGCTCGTCGCCCGGGTACCGGGCATCCTGCGGGACCGCGCCGACCTCATGGAGCGGCTGCGAGCGGCCGTCACCGGCCCCGGTGGCGACGTTCACGTCCTGCACGGCCTGGGCGGCTGCGGCAAGACGGCAGTGGCGCACACCCTCTTCACGGAGGCCGTAAGGGACCGCGGACGCGTCGGACTCTGGGTGAACGCCTCGGAGCGGATCTCCCTGCGCGCGGGCATGCTCGCCGTGGCGGGCGACCGCGGCGCGACCACCGGGGAACTGGCCGCCGCGGCCAGTGGTCAGCGCGCCGCGGCCGACCTGGTCTGGCACTACCTGGACCACTCCGCCCAGCGCTGGCTGCTCGTCCTGGACAACGCCGACGACCCGACGGTCCTGGAGGAGGGCGGCTGGCTGCGCACCAGCCCGCTCGGCACGGTCCTGGTGACCACCCGGCACGCGACCTCGCCGCTGTGGCGGGGCGCCGGGGCGGCCCGCCACCCCGTCGGCGTCCTTCCGGAGGCCGACGCCGCGCAGGTCCTGTGCGATCTGGCCCCGGACGCGGGCACCGTCGAATCGGCGCAGAAGGTGGCGCGACGGCTGGGCTGCCTGCCGCTGGCCCTGACCCTGGCGGGCTCGCATCTGTCGCATCAACTTCTGGAGTCGTGGTCCATGGACGAGTACGACCGGAAACTGAGCGAGGACTCGACGGCACTCGTCGACCAGGGCGCGGCGAGCACCGGCAGCGGCCAGTCCCGCCATCTCGTCGGTCGCACCTGGCAGCTGTCCCTGGACGCCCTCGCCGGGCAGGGCCTGCCGGAGGCCACGACCCTCTTACGGCTGCTGTCCTGCTGGGCGGCGGACCCGGTGCCGCTGTCCTTGCTGATGCCGGTGGCTCGGGGTGAGGTGGATTTCGGCCACCTCGACCCGCCGCTCGCCGCGGACCGGGTCGAGCCCGCGTTGCGCGGGCTGCTGGACCATTCGCTGATCGGAATGGTCGAGGCGGACGGGCGCCGGTGCGTACAGGCTCATGGGGTGCTGCTGGACAGCGTCGCGGCGGGGGTTCCGGAGGAGCGGCGCGAGCCGCTGGCCGAGGCGGCGGGCCGGTTGCTGGGAGCGGCCTTGCCGCCGGAGGATGCCGCACCGGTCGAGACACGCACCGAGTTGCGGCTGCTGGCCCCGCACGCCTCCCGTTTGCTGCACGGCTCGCCGAGCGAGTGGGCGGCCCGGTTGGCCGTACGCGTCGTGGAACAGCTCTTCACGGCTGGTGACTTCGCAGTGGCATTGTCGATGTCCCTGGCCGTCGCGGACGAGGCCGAGCGCCTTCTGGGCGACGAGCACCCCGTGACCCTGAGCGCGCGCCACATCATGGGCCGGACCCAGCACCGCATGGGGCGCTACACGGAGTCGGAGACGACGCTCAGGGAGGTGCTGCGGAGCCGCGAGCGAATTCTCGGCGCCGACCATCCCGACACTCTGCGCACGTGTGCTGTTCTGCATGTACCGGTCGCCATCCTCGGCCAGGTGGAAGAGGCGGTGCACCTGCTGCGACGCGCGATCACCGGGCAGCGGCGGGTGCTCGGCGAGGACTCCGGGGAGACGCTCTTCAGTCGAGCGTGGCTCCTCGAGGTTCTGCCCCGGCTCGGCGACTCGGAGGAGTTCGATGAGGAGGCCCGAGTCGTCGAGGACTGTGAGCGCGCCTTGCCACCCGGCCACCTCGCAACCCTCATGGCCCACCACAACCATGCCGAGGGGCTGAGGGTGCTGGGGCGGTATGTGGAGGCGGAGCCGGTGGCCCGCCGTGCCCTGACCGAGCGCATCCGCTTCCAAGGTCCTGATCACCCGCAGACTCTCGCTGCCTTGAACCTGAAGGCACGGGTCGCCCACGGGCTCGGCAAGCTGGACGAGGCCGTCGCAGCGTTGCGGGAGGTCATCGAGCGCCGCGAACGGGTGCTCGGCCCCGAGCACCCGTTCGTGACGCAGAACCGTCAGTCGCTCGCCGAATGGCAAGCCGAAGCCCGAGCCCAGCCCTGA
- a CDS encoding superoxide dismutase, translating to MAIYTLPELPYDYSELAPVISPEIIELHHDKHHAAYVKGANDTMEQLAEARDKDQWGSINGLEKNLAFHLSGHILHSIYWHNMTGDGGGEPLERDGVGELADAIAEAFGSFAGFKAQLSKAAATTQGSGWGVLAYEPVSGRLVVEQVYDHQGNVGQGSVPILVFDAWEHAFYLQYKNQKVDFIEAMWKVVNWQDVARRYTAAKERAHNLLLAP from the coding sequence ATGGCCATCTACACACTTCCTGAACTTCCGTATGACTACTCGGAGCTGGCCCCGGTCATCAGCCCCGAAATCATCGAGCTGCACCACGACAAGCACCACGCCGCGTACGTCAAGGGCGCGAACGACACGATGGAGCAGCTCGCGGAGGCGCGGGACAAGGATCAGTGGGGCTCGATCAACGGGCTCGAGAAGAACTTGGCCTTCCATCTGTCCGGCCACATCCTGCACAGCATCTACTGGCACAACATGACCGGTGACGGCGGCGGTGAGCCGCTGGAGAGGGATGGCGTCGGCGAGCTGGCCGACGCCATCGCCGAGGCCTTCGGCTCCTTCGCGGGCTTCAAGGCCCAGCTGTCCAAGGCCGCCGCCACCACCCAGGGCTCGGGCTGGGGCGTGCTGGCGTACGAGCCGGTCAGCGGGCGGCTGGTGGTCGAGCAGGTCTACGACCACCAGGGGAACGTGGGGCAGGGCTCGGTGCCGATCCTGGTCTTCGACGCCTGGGAGCACGCCTTCTATCTGCAGTACAAGAACCAGAAGGTGGACTTCATCGAGGCCATGTGGAAGGTCGTGAACTGGCAGGATGTGGCGCGCCGTTACACGGCCGCCAAGGAGCGCGCCCACAATCTGCTGCTGGCCCCGTAA
- a CDS encoding class II aldolase/adducin family protein, which produces MSASPHRADQAPLDEEWRLRRELAAVYRLVAHFRMTDLIFTHISARVPGPEHHFLINPYGLLFEEITASNLVKVDLSGRPVDDTPHPVNPAGFVIHSAIHAARPDAHCVLHTHTKAGCAVAAQDDGLLPLNQISMEFYGRVGYHDYEGVALNLAEQRRLVADLADHPALILRNHGLLTVGETPGEAFLRMYYLDKACEIQTTAMAGGAKLTMPDPDICELTARQLSGEDHGSDFQDDQAYTLAWSALLRLVERIAPDHRD; this is translated from the coding sequence GTGTCCGCTTCACCCCACCGCGCCGACCAGGCGCCCCTCGACGAGGAATGGCGGCTGCGCCGCGAACTCGCCGCCGTCTACCGCCTGGTGGCCCACTTCCGGATGACCGACCTGATCTTCACGCATATCTCCGCCCGCGTCCCCGGACCCGAGCACCACTTCCTGATCAACCCGTACGGCCTGCTCTTCGAGGAGATCACCGCGTCGAACCTGGTCAAGGTCGACCTCTCCGGCCGGCCCGTCGATGACACCCCGCACCCCGTCAACCCCGCCGGTTTCGTCATCCACAGCGCCATTCACGCCGCCCGCCCCGACGCCCACTGCGTCCTGCACACCCACACCAAGGCGGGCTGCGCCGTCGCCGCGCAGGACGACGGTCTGCTCCCGCTCAACCAGATCTCCATGGAGTTCTACGGCAGGGTCGGCTACCACGACTACGAGGGCGTCGCCCTCAACCTCGCCGAACAGCGCCGCCTCGTCGCCGACCTCGCCGACCACCCCGCCCTGATCCTGCGCAACCACGGTCTGCTGACCGTAGGCGAGACCCCGGGCGAGGCGTTCCTGCGGATGTACTACCTGGACAAGGCGTGCGAGATCCAGACCACGGCCATGGCCGGAGGCGCGAAGCTCACCATGCCCGACCCGGACATCTGCGAGCTCACCGCCCGCCAGCTGTCGGGCGAGGACCACGGCTCCGACTTCCAGGACGACCAGGCGTACACCCTCGCCTGGTCCGCCCTCCTCCGCCTGGTGGAGCGCATCGCGCCCGACCACCGGGACTGA